The Desulfovibrio sp. G11 region CAGTTCGCGGGACAAGCCCAATTCTTCAAAAGATGCGGTCATGCTGTTCCTGAAAATAAAATTTTTCGGTAGGGATTTTTCCAGATGACGGAACATATCCCCATCCGGTGTAATGCACAATGAAAATGGTGCGGTCGCGGCGCGGTACATCGGCGGCGTTGGTGCGGTCACGGACCGCATGCCGCGCTTAATTGTTGCTTTTGCGCCGGGAGAGCGTATAATAAACAAAATTGGCTGAAATTTCGGGCCTGTTCAGGCCAGCCAACTTGGGCCCTTAACAGGAAGGATGGTTTTTGCTATGGGAGCGTTAAGTATTCAGCATTTGCTGGTTGTGTTGGTTGTGGTCATGGTGCTGTTTGGCGCAAAAAAACTGCCTGAAATCGGCGGCGGGCTTGGCAGGGCTATCAGAAACTTTAAGAAAGCCACCACCGAACCTGATGAAATTGACATAACCGCCCGAAATAACGGGAATGACAACGGTAAACCCATGTAGCCGAAATCTCGGCTTCTGAAAATTCCAGCTGTTTGTATGCCCTGGGCGTGAAGTCCGGGGCTTTTCTATTTTTCAGTAATTTTCAGTGCGGTCTGTGCGGGAA contains the following coding sequences:
- a CDS encoding twin-arginine translocase TatA/TatE family subunit — its product is MGALSIQHLLVVLVVVMVLFGAKKLPEIGGGLGRAIRNFKKATTEPDEIDITARNNGNDNGKPM